Proteins encoded by one window of Mercenaria mercenaria strain notata chromosome 4, MADL_Memer_1, whole genome shotgun sequence:
- the LOC123553571 gene encoding uncharacterized protein LOC123553571, producing the protein MTKQSRTTDRKMSRMRRPASRFRSFVTFLATFVIVTAFICLQNTRTFVDDAEQSASARQLHADYYIRDTRRSLLKFSSRRKQLKDALWTVRTKFKNETKLQRITINHEREIIAMEITNKLLNKHLPVGKATNSETTPSVTDAPTRPVTTQSDTTPIITDVPTSPVTTESITTPIVTEPGAKEVTTEKD; encoded by the exons ATg ACAAAACAGAGCCGAACAACAGACAGGAAAATGTCACGGATGAGGAGGCCAGCGTCGAGATTTAGAAGCTTCGTCACCTTTCTAGCAACATTTG TGATTGTGACAGCCTTCATTTGCCTTCAAAATACAAGAACTTTTGTGGACGATGCAGAACAGTCTGCATCTGCTAGACAATTACATGCTGATTACTATATTCGTGATACACGTCGATCCTTGCTAAAATTTTCCTCTCGGCGAAAACAGCTTAAAGACGCTTTATGGACAGTCAGAACTAAATTTAAAAACGAGACAAAATTGCAACGTATCACAATAAATCACGAACGTGAAATCATTGCAATGGaaataacaaacaaacttttGAACAAACATTTACCGGTAGGCAAAGCGACAAATTCTGAAACCACGCCCTCAGTAACAGATGCCCCAACCAGGCCAGTTACGACTCAGTCGGACACCACGCCTATCATTACAGATGTGCCAACATCACCAGTAACAACAGAATCAATAACTACCCCTATAGTAACTGAACCTGGTGCGAAGGAGGTAACAACAGAAAAAGATTGA